A region of Sulfuricella denitrificans skB26 DNA encodes the following proteins:
- a CDS encoding sulfite exporter TauE/SafE family protein, translating to MRHRNSKPFSLPDAAGYVKIVIHVLFTPPKTMPEVSLISALLVGLLGGTHCVGMCGGIVGALSLQMPANVPQWRFHLAYNLGRIVSYGAAGVLVGAAGASSMMLSDMLPVKLALYLIANLLLVFLGLYLAGLSHAILQLERLGGVIWQRLQPYSKKLLPVRSVPQAFALGALWGCVPCGLVYSVLVAAMASGSAASGGMIMIAFGLGTLPNLLAMGYFARQLKGFMQHKGVRLAAGLLVAGFGVLGLYRLAML from the coding sequence ATGCGGCACAGAAACAGCAAGCCCTTCTCTTTGCCGGATGCTGCCGGCTATGTCAAAATAGTTATCCATGTCCTCTTTACACCCCCAAAAACCATGCCTGAAGTCAGCCTGATCTCGGCGTTGCTGGTTGGCCTGCTCGGCGGCACCCACTGCGTCGGCATGTGCGGCGGCATCGTCGGCGCATTAAGCCTGCAAATGCCGGCCAATGTCCCGCAATGGCGCTTCCATCTGGCCTACAACCTGGGCCGCATCGTCAGCTACGGCGCGGCGGGCGTACTGGTGGGCGCTGCCGGGGCGAGCAGCATGATGTTGAGCGACATGTTGCCGGTCAAGCTGGCCCTGTACCTGATTGCAAACCTGCTGCTGGTTTTCCTGGGCCTGTATCTGGCCGGTCTTTCCCATGCCATATTGCAGCTTGAGCGCCTCGGCGGTGTCATCTGGCAGCGCCTGCAGCCTTACTCGAAAAAGCTGCTACCGGTGCGTTCGGTGCCACAGGCTTTCGCCCTGGGAGCACTGTGGGGCTGTGTACCTTGCGGTCTGGTCTACAGCGTGCTGGTGGCCGCGATGGCCAGCGGCAGCGCCGCCAGTGGTGGCATGATCATGATCGCCTTCGGTCTCGGCACCTTGCCCAACCTGCTGGCGATGGGCTACTTCGCCCGACAGCTCAAAGGCTTCATGCAGCACAAAGGGGTGCGCCTCGCCGCCGGGCTTCTGGTGGCGGGCTTCGGCGTACTGGGCTTGTATCGGCTGGCGATGCTGTAG
- a CDS encoding AmpG family muropeptide MFS transporter produces MPENSSLWRAIFTRKMLICVFTGFSSGLPLYFLISLVPAWLRSEQVDLKVIGLFALIQLPYIWKFLWSPLLDHFAWPKLGRRRGWMLFTQIALLLSVPMFGWFEPKLDLWSIAYLALAVAFFSATQDVVLDAFRREILFDVELGLGNSIHVNAYRLAGLVPGSLSLILADHLPWSSVFLITALFMLPGVVMTLMVSEPDLVKSGPRTLRAAVVEPFREFINRQGWRSALLILGFIFLYKLGDSMATALATPFYLDMGFTKTDIGLIAKHAGLWPSVIGGLLGGVWMMRLGINRALWLFGVVQVVSILGFAVLAQVGHDKVVLALVIGFEALGVGLGTAAFVAFIARTTHPLYTATQFALFTSLASVPRAFINASTGFLVEQLGWFSFFILCTVLALPGMALLLKVAPWKEGEDKYL; encoded by the coding sequence ATGCCTGAAAACTCCTCTCTGTGGCGGGCGATCTTTACCCGCAAAATGCTTATCTGCGTTTTTACCGGATTCAGTTCCGGCCTGCCGCTGTATTTCCTGATCAGTCTGGTGCCGGCCTGGTTGCGCTCCGAGCAGGTCGACCTCAAGGTGATCGGCCTGTTTGCACTGATCCAGTTGCCCTATATCTGGAAGTTCCTCTGGTCGCCGCTGCTGGATCACTTTGCTTGGCCTAAGCTGGGTCGGCGGCGGGGCTGGATGCTGTTTACCCAGATTGCACTGCTGCTTTCTGTGCCGATGTTCGGCTGGTTCGAACCGAAGCTGGACCTATGGAGCATCGCCTACCTGGCCTTGGCGGTCGCCTTCTTTTCCGCCACGCAGGATGTCGTGCTCGACGCCTTCCGGCGGGAAATCCTGTTCGACGTCGAACTCGGCCTGGGCAACTCAATTCACGTCAACGCCTACCGCCTCGCTGGCTTGGTGCCGGGCTCGCTGTCCCTGATCCTGGCCGACCACTTGCCCTGGAGCAGCGTGTTCCTGATCACCGCCCTGTTTATGCTGCCCGGCGTCGTCATGACGCTGATGGTGTCCGAGCCCGATCTTGTCAAGTCCGGTCCGAGAACGTTGCGGGCAGCGGTGGTCGAACCGTTCCGCGAGTTCATCAATCGCCAGGGCTGGCGCTCCGCGCTGCTGATCCTCGGTTTTATTTTTCTTTACAAGCTCGGCGACAGTATGGCCACTGCCCTGGCAACGCCGTTCTACCTCGATATGGGATTCACCAAGACCGATATCGGCCTGATCGCCAAGCATGCTGGCCTGTGGCCCAGCGTCATCGGCGGGTTGCTGGGGGGGGTGTGGATGATGCGCCTGGGCATCAACCGCGCGCTGTGGCTGTTCGGCGTGGTGCAGGTGGTGTCGATTTTGGGTTTCGCCGTGCTGGCGCAGGTCGGCCACGATAAGGTCGTGCTCGCCCTGGTGATCGGCTTCGAAGCGCTGGGCGTCGGCTTGGGCACGGCGGCCTTCGTTGCCTTCATCGCTCGCACCACTCACCCGCTTTACACCGCCACCCAGTTCGCCCTGTTCACCAGTCTGGCCTCGGTGCCGCGCGCGTTTATCAATGCTTCTACCGGGTTTCTGGTCGAGCAGCTGGGGTGGTTTTCCTTCTTTATATTATGTACGGTGTTGGCTTTGCCGGGGATGGCGTTGCTGCTTAAGGTTGCGCCTTGGAAAGAGGGGGAGGATAAGTATTTGTAG
- a CDS encoding FRG domain-containing protein has product MNIRPSLSDTVVSAITREWIPNSFDGFLHELNHIVECCKTKKALALFRGHRNREWLLDSTFVRSFKTTLFRVPSENRLSQRIVDSAEFHPAILNLFLLKFGVLARPSDELEMVAQQHDIDAWFEFMKRLQQYPEEEDSFFFLKGTNLLDWTQSPDIALYFANENRNADGAIYICDATATGKTLQVLRLGAILDKMRELGKAGLPLGAPLLFSPPKQILCHRAKNQQAVYFAQMDLRYDLEYIWQLREAALSGETISIKLVLPAGSEAAASEYLAKKKITPTFIYPDV; this is encoded by the coding sequence ATGAACATCCGCCCTTCCCTCTCTGATACCGTTGTCAGCGCTATTACGCGGGAGTGGATTCCCAACTCGTTTGATGGCTTTCTTCATGAGCTAAATCACATCGTTGAATGCTGCAAGACAAAGAAAGCTCTTGCGCTGTTTCGTGGTCACCGCAACAGGGAATGGTTGTTGGACTCGACGTTCGTACGCTCATTCAAAACAACCCTTTTCAGGGTTCCATCAGAAAACAGACTTTCTCAGAGAATTGTGGACTCAGCTGAGTTTCATCCAGCCATTCTGAATCTATTTCTTCTGAAATTTGGAGTGCTCGCGCGCCCTTCAGATGAACTTGAGATGGTCGCACAACAGCATGACATCGATGCTTGGTTTGAATTTATGAAGCGACTCCAACAATACCCAGAGGAGGAGGATTCCTTCTTTTTCTTGAAGGGAACCAATCTCCTGGACTGGACGCAGTCGCCAGATATAGCACTGTACTTTGCGAACGAAAATCGGAATGCCGATGGAGCAATCTATATTTGTGACGCGACAGCGACGGGCAAGACCTTGCAGGTTCTTCGTCTTGGCGCAATCCTCGACAAAATGCGTGAATTAGGGAAAGCAGGTCTGCCGTTAGGCGCCCCCCTATTGTTCTCCCCACCAAAACAAATCCTGTGCCACAGGGCAAAGAATCAGCAGGCAGTGTATTTCGCTCAGATGGACCTTCGGTATGACTTGGAATACATCTGGCAACTCCGAGAAGCAGCGCTGTCAGGCGAAACAATTTCAATCAAATTAGTTCTCCCCGCTGGCAGCGAAGCGGCCGCCAGTGAGTACTTGGCAAAGAAGAAAATCACCCCTACTTTCATTTACCCAGACGTGTAG
- a CDS encoding exodeoxyribonuclease III produces the protein MRIITLNLNGIRSATSKGLLEWLPQQQADIVCLQELKAQLPDLSPEMRAPQGFHGYFHAAEKKGYSGVGIYTRRQADNVIEGMGIAEIDAEGRYLQADFGKLSVISLYLPSGSSGEERQAAKFRFLDYFAPHLVELKAEGQEVVLCGDWNIAHKEIDLKNWKSNQKNSGFLPAERTWMTKVFDELGWVDIYRQLHPEATGEAYTWWSNRGQAWAKNVGWRIDYQIATPGIAATAKNAVVYKEQRFSDHAPLTVDYDWAF, from the coding sequence TTGCGCATTATAACGCTGAATCTGAACGGCATCCGCTCTGCCACCAGTAAAGGACTGCTCGAATGGCTGCCGCAGCAGCAGGCCGACATCGTCTGCCTGCAAGAACTCAAGGCGCAACTGCCCGATTTGTCACCGGAAATGCGCGCGCCACAAGGCTTTCATGGCTACTTCCATGCCGCTGAAAAGAAAGGCTACAGCGGCGTGGGCATCTACACTCGACGCCAGGCTGATAATGTGATCGAAGGCATGGGCATTGCCGAAATTGACGCCGAAGGCCGCTACCTGCAAGCCGATTTCGGCAAGCTCAGCGTCATCTCGCTCTACCTGCCTTCCGGCTCCAGCGGCGAAGAACGCCAAGCCGCAAAGTTTCGCTTTCTGGATTATTTCGCCCCTCACCTCGTGGAACTCAAGGCAGAAGGACAGGAAGTCGTACTGTGCGGAGACTGGAACATCGCCCACAAAGAAATCGACCTGAAAAACTGGAAGTCCAACCAGAAAAACTCCGGCTTCCTGCCCGCAGAGCGTACCTGGATGACCAAAGTATTCGACGAACTCGGCTGGGTCGACATCTACCGCCAGCTACACCCGGAAGCCACCGGCGAAGCCTATACCTGGTGGTCAAACCGCGGCCAGGCCTGGGCCAAGAATGTCGGCTGGCGCATTGACTACCAGATCGCCACGCCGGGTATCGCCGCGACGGCGAAAAATGCTGTGGTCTATAAGGAGCAGCGCTTCAGCGATCATGCGCCGTTGACGGTGGATTACGATTGGGCGTTCTGA
- the pyrE gene encoding orotate phosphoribosyltransferase has protein sequence MQDFHQDFIRFAIERNVLCFGEFKTKAGRLSPYFFNTGLFNDGESLGQLAQFYAKAILSAPIPFDMLFGPAYKGIPLVAAIAVALAGHGRNLPFAFNRKEAKDHGEGGAIVGAPLAGRVLIVDDVISAGTSVRESVALIKANGAEPCGVMIALDRQERGTGELSATQEVTQGYGIPVVSIAKLDDMIGYLRQKPEMAQNLLAVLEYKNQYGVS, from the coding sequence ATGCAGGATTTTCACCAGGATTTTATTCGCTTCGCCATCGAGCGCAACGTGCTGTGCTTCGGCGAATTCAAGACCAAGGCTGGACGGCTGAGCCCCTACTTCTTCAATACCGGCCTGTTCAACGACGGTGAATCCCTGGGGCAGCTGGCGCAATTTTACGCCAAAGCCATTCTTTCCGCCCCTATCCCGTTCGATATGCTGTTCGGCCCGGCCTACAAGGGTATTCCCCTGGTGGCGGCGATTGCGGTGGCGCTGGCCGGGCATGGGCGCAACCTGCCTTTTGCGTTCAATCGCAAGGAAGCCAAGGATCACGGCGAGGGCGGCGCCATCGTCGGAGCGCCGCTGGCCGGGCGGGTGCTGATCGTGGACGATGTGATTTCGGCCGGCACCTCGGTGCGTGAATCAGTGGCGCTGATCAAGGCGAACGGAGCCGAGCCCTGCGGCGTGATGATCGCGCTCGACCGGCAGGAACGCGGCACGGGAGAGTTGTCCGCGACCCAGGAGGTGACGCAGGGTTATGGCATTCCGGTGGTCAGTATCGCTAAGCTGGATGACATGATCGGCTACTTGCGGCAGAAGCCGGAGATGGCGCAAAATCTGCTGGCGGTTTTAGAATACAAGAATCAATATGGCGTTTCTTAA
- a CDS encoding DUF4124 domain-containing protein encodes MRIRFSLLLILLASFPAVAGKLYSWVDEHGKTHYGNTVPPQYAQQGNTELDKKGSVIKKTDAALTPEQRKAKEEELTQQKEEDKKKLEQQRRDKALLNTYTTEKEIDLVRDRNLQQGGLQLQSMELRAKQVQPRLDQARKQAVDLAAKKRPLPPDLQQEIEEAEKEMLRLQEMTKLRRMEMDAIRARFEDDKKRFRELRQVEEAAKR; translated from the coding sequence ATGCGCATTCGCTTCTCATTGTTGCTGATTTTGCTCGCCAGTTTTCCGGCTGTAGCGGGGAAACTGTATTCCTGGGTGGATGAGCATGGGAAGACCCATTACGGCAACACCGTCCCGCCCCAGTATGCCCAGCAGGGCAACACCGAGCTGGACAAGAAAGGCTCGGTAATCAAGAAAACCGATGCCGCTTTGACGCCGGAGCAGCGCAAGGCCAAGGAAGAGGAGCTGACGCAGCAAAAGGAGGAAGACAAGAAGAAGCTGGAACAGCAACGCCGCGACAAGGCGCTGCTCAACACCTATACCACGGAGAAGGAAATCGACCTGGTGCGCGACCGCAACCTTCAACAGGGCGGACTCCAGCTTCAGAGCATGGAATTGCGCGCCAAGCAGGTCCAGCCGCGCCTTGATCAAGCCCGGAAACAGGCGGTAGACCTGGCTGCAAAGAAGAGGCCGTTGCCGCCTGATTTGCAGCAGGAGATTGAGGAAGCCGAGAAAGAGATGCTGCGCCTGCAGGAAATGACCAAGCTGAGGCGGATGGAAATGGATGCGATTCGCGCCAGGTTCGAGGATGATAAGAAGCGTTTCCGCGAATTGCGCCAGGTCGAGGAGGCGGCGAAGAGGTAA
- the gatB gene encoding Asp-tRNA(Asn)/Glu-tRNA(Gln) amidotransferase subunit GatB: MQWEIVIGLETHAQLNTQSKIFSGAATAYGAAPNSQACAVDIALPGVLPVFNRVAAEKAVKFGLAIGARINRKSVFERKNYFYPDLPKGYQTTQLELPIVAEGGTLQIQVGDREKTIRITRAHLEEDAGKSLHEDFHGMTGIDLNRAGTPLVEIVTEPDLRSSAEAVAYAKKLHSLVRWIGICDGNMQEGSFRCDANVSVRPMGTETLGTRCEIKNLNSFKFMEKAIEYEVRRQIEILEDGGRIVQETRLYDPDRDETRSMRSKEEANDYRYFPDPDLLPLVVDEAFLDQARATMPELPQAMRERFMRDQGLPAYDAGILTTSRELAGYFEDTVKALGGEAKIATNWIMGDLSAQLNKEGLEITNAPISAGQLAGLLKRIVDGTISGKIAKEVFTAMWAGEGDADTIIEAKGLKQVSDSGAIEKIVDEIVAANPAQVAEYRSGKEKVFGFFVGLAMKASKGKANPAQLNEILKKKLAG; the protein is encoded by the coding sequence ATGCAGTGGGAAATCGTCATCGGGCTGGAAACGCATGCCCAGCTCAACACGCAATCCAAGATTTTCTCTGGAGCAGCCACCGCCTATGGCGCTGCGCCCAATTCCCAGGCCTGCGCGGTGGATATCGCCCTGCCCGGCGTGCTGCCGGTATTCAACCGAGTAGCGGCAGAAAAGGCGGTCAAGTTCGGGCTAGCCATCGGCGCACGGATCAATCGCAAATCGGTATTCGAACGCAAGAACTACTTCTACCCGGATTTACCCAAAGGCTACCAGACCACCCAGCTCGAACTGCCGATCGTGGCCGAAGGCGGAACGCTGCAGATACAGGTAGGCGATCGGGAAAAAACCATCCGCATCACCCGCGCCCACCTCGAGGAGGATGCCGGAAAATCGCTGCATGAGGACTTCCACGGCATGACCGGCATCGACCTCAACCGTGCCGGCACGCCGCTGGTCGAGATCGTCACCGAGCCCGACCTGCGCAGCAGCGCCGAAGCGGTGGCTTATGCCAAGAAGCTGCATTCCCTGGTGCGCTGGATCGGCATTTGCGACGGCAACATGCAGGAAGGCTCATTCCGCTGCGACGCCAACGTTTCGGTGCGGCCCATGGGCACGGAAACGCTCGGCACCCGCTGCGAAATCAAGAACCTCAATTCCTTCAAATTCATGGAAAAAGCCATCGAATACGAAGTTCGCCGGCAGATCGAGATCCTCGAGGACGGCGGCCGCATCGTCCAGGAAACCCGCCTCTACGACCCTGACCGGGACGAGACGCGTTCGATGCGCTCCAAGGAAGAAGCCAACGATTACCGTTACTTCCCCGACCCCGACCTGCTGCCGCTGGTAGTGGACGAGGCTTTCCTCGACCAGGCCCGCGCCACAATGCCGGAGCTGCCGCAGGCGATGCGCGAGCGCTTCATGCGCGATCAGGGACTGCCTGCTTACGATGCCGGCATCCTGACCACATCGCGTGAACTGGCGGGCTATTTCGAGGATACGGTCAAGGCGCTGGGCGGCGAGGCGAAAATTGCCACCAACTGGATCATGGGCGACCTGTCTGCCCAGCTCAACAAAGAGGGGCTCGAGATCACGAACGCCCCTATCTCCGCCGGCCAGCTCGCCGGACTGCTGAAACGCATTGTGGACGGCACCATTTCGGGCAAGATCGCCAAGGAAGTATTCACTGCGATGTGGGCCGGCGAAGGCGATGCCGACACGATCATCGAAGCCAAGGGATTAAAGCAGGTATCCGACAGCGGCGCGATCGAAAAGATCGTGGATGAGATCGTTGCGGCCAACCCGGCACAGGTCGCCGAATACCGCAGCGGCAAGGAAAAGGTGTTCGGCTTCTTCGTCGGCCTGGCGATGAAAGCCAGCAAAGGTAAAGCCAATCCGGCTCAGCTCAACGAAATCCTGAAGAAGAAGCTGGCCGGCTGA
- the gatA gene encoding Asp-tRNA(Asn)/Glu-tRNA(Gln) amidotransferase subunit GatA — translation MINTSLKELSAQLVSKKISSVELTQTFLDRIKGLNPKLNAFITIDENKSLAQAKAADALIASGKAGPLTGIPVAQKDIFCAEGWLSTCGSKMLHNFVSPYDAHVIEQFNRSGAVNLGKTNMDEFAMGSSNETSYFGKVKNPWDLDAVPGGSSGGSAAAVAARLCPAATGTDTGGSIRQPAALNGITGIKPTYGVVSRYGMIAFASSLDQGGPMAKSAEDCALLLNVMAGFDARDSTSLEREKEDYGRDLDQPLKGLRIGLPKEYFAAGLSADVAQAIEAALAEYRKLGAQTVDISLPNSKLAVPVYYVLAPAEASSNLARFDGVRYGYRAPEYTDLADMYGKTRAQGFGAEVKRRIMIGTYVLSAGYYDAYYLKAQKLRRLIAQDFTNAFAQCDMIMGPTSPTTAFNLGEKSDDPVSMYLSDIYTIAVNLAGLPGMSIPAGFGANGRPVGLQIIGNYFSEAKMLNVAHQYQMATDWHTRLPPLGEGLGVRG, via the coding sequence ATGATCAACACATCGCTAAAAGAACTCTCGGCCCAGCTGGTCTCAAAGAAGATTTCCAGCGTTGAGCTGACGCAGACCTTTCTTGATCGTATCAAGGGACTGAACCCCAAGCTCAATGCCTTCATTACTATAGATGAAAACAAAAGCCTGGCGCAGGCCAAGGCTGCTGATGCATTGATTGCATCCGGCAAGGCCGGGCCACTCACCGGCATTCCGGTGGCACAGAAGGACATTTTCTGCGCCGAGGGCTGGCTCTCCACCTGCGGTTCGAAGATGCTGCACAATTTCGTCTCACCTTATGACGCCCATGTGATCGAACAGTTCAATCGCTCTGGGGCGGTCAACCTGGGCAAGACCAATATGGACGAATTCGCCATGGGCTCGTCCAACGAAACCTCGTATTTCGGCAAGGTAAAGAACCCCTGGGATCTCGATGCCGTTCCCGGCGGCAGCTCGGGTGGGTCGGCTGCGGCAGTCGCGGCACGGCTGTGCCCAGCCGCCACCGGCACCGACACCGGCGGCTCGATCCGCCAGCCCGCAGCGCTCAACGGCATTACCGGCATCAAGCCGACCTATGGCGTTGTGTCGCGCTATGGCATGATCGCCTTTGCCTCCTCGCTCGACCAGGGCGGCCCGATGGCGAAGAGCGCCGAAGATTGTGCGCTGTTGCTCAACGTGATGGCCGGTTTCGACGCGCGCGACTCGACCAGCCTGGAACGGGAAAAAGAGGACTACGGCCGCGACCTGGATCAACCCCTCAAGGGGTTGCGCATTGGCCTGCCCAAAGAATACTTCGCGGCAGGACTTTCCGCAGACGTGGCGCAAGCCATCGAAGCCGCCCTGGCGGAATACCGCAAGCTGGGTGCGCAAACCGTTGACATATCGCTACCCAACAGCAAGCTGGCGGTACCGGTATATTATGTTCTCGCTCCGGCGGAGGCCTCCTCCAACCTCGCCCGCTTCGACGGCGTGCGCTATGGCTACCGCGCCCCGGAATACACCGACTTGGCCGACATGTACGGCAAAACCCGGGCGCAAGGTTTTGGCGCAGAGGTGAAGCGGCGCATCATGATCGGCACCTATGTGCTGTCCGCCGGCTATTACGATGCCTATTACCTGAAAGCGCAGAAGCTGCGCCGCCTGATCGCGCAGGATTTCACCAACGCCTTCGCTCAATGCGACATGATCATGGGACCGACCTCACCGACCACCGCGTTCAACCTGGGCGAGAAAAGCGACGACCCGGTCTCGATGTATTTGTCGGACATCTACACCATCGCCGTCAACCTCGCCGGCCTGCCGGGTATGTCTATACCCGCCGGCTTCGGAGCCAACGGCCGTCCAGTCGGCTTGCAGATCATCGGCAATTACTTCAGCGAAGCGAAAATGCTCAACGTCGCGCATCAGTACCAGATGGCGACCGACTGGCATACGCGGCTACCGCCGCTCGGTGAGGGGTTAGGCGTGAGGGGTTAG
- the gatC gene encoding Asp-tRNA(Asn)/Glu-tRNA(Gln) amidotransferase subunit GatC → MSLNLADVKRIAHLARIAVEEDEMPGYLQQLSNILNLVEEMQAVDTTGIEPMAHAQDVVLRLRNDVATEIDRHAAYQAVAPQVEADLYLVPKVIE, encoded by the coding sequence ATGTCATTGAATCTGGCCGATGTAAAGCGCATTGCCCATCTTGCCCGCATTGCGGTGGAAGAGGACGAAATGCCGGGCTATTTACAGCAACTTTCCAACATCCTCAACTTGGTCGAGGAAATGCAAGCCGTCGACACTACCGGCATCGAGCCGATGGCGCACGCCCAGGACGTAGTGCTACGCCTGCGCAACGACGTTGCTACCGAAATCGACCGCCACGCCGCCTACCAGGCCGTCGCGCCGCAAGTTGAAGCCGACCTTTATCTGGTTCCCAAAGTTATCGAGTAA
- a CDS encoding rod shape-determining protein, producing MFGFLRGYFSNDLAIDLGTANTLIFVRGKGIVLDEPSVVAIRQEGGPSSKKTIQAVGIEAKQMLGRTPGNITAIRPMKDGVIADFTITEQMLKYFIKKIHDSRMLSPSPRIIICVPCGSTQVERRAIRESAIGAGARQVYLIEEPMAAAIGAGLPVAEATGSMVVDVGGGTTEVGVISLGGIVYAASVRVGGDKFDEAIINYIRRNYGMLIGEATAEKIKKEIGSAFPGSEVREMEVKGRNLAEGIPRSFTISSNEILEALTDPLNSIVSAVKSALEQTPPELGSDIAEKGMVLTGGGALLRDLDRLLMEETGLPVIVAEDPLTCVVRGSGRALEEMDKLGGVFTND from the coding sequence ATGTTTGGATTCTTACGCGGATATTTTTCCAACGACCTGGCCATCGATCTGGGTACCGCCAATACCCTGATTTTCGTACGCGGCAAGGGTATCGTACTGGACGAGCCCTCGGTGGTAGCGATTCGTCAGGAGGGTGGACCTTCTTCGAAGAAGACTATCCAGGCGGTAGGTATAGAGGCAAAGCAGATGCTGGGCCGCACGCCGGGCAACATCACGGCGATCCGCCCGATGAAAGATGGTGTGATCGCCGATTTCACCATCACCGAGCAGATGCTCAAGTACTTCATCAAAAAAATTCACGATTCGCGCATGCTCAGCCCGAGCCCCCGCATTATCATTTGCGTGCCCTGCGGGTCCACGCAGGTGGAACGGCGCGCCATCCGCGAATCGGCGATCGGCGCCGGTGCGCGTCAGGTATATCTGATCGAGGAGCCGATGGCGGCGGCGATCGGCGCCGGCCTGCCGGTTGCAGAAGCGACCGGTTCGATGGTGGTGGACGTTGGCGGCGGTACCACCGAGGTCGGTGTGATCTCTCTTGGCGGCATCGTCTATGCTGCATCGGTGAGGGTCGGTGGAGATAAGTTCGACGAAGCGATCATCAACTATATTCGCCGCAACTATGGCATGCTGATTGGCGAAGCCACGGCCGAGAAAATCAAAAAAGAGATCGGTTCAGCCTTCCCCGGTTCGGAAGTGCGCGAAATGGAAGTGAAGGGCCGTAATCTGGCCGAAGGCATCCCGCGCAGCTTCACTATTTCCAGTAACGAAATCCTCGAAGCCCTGACCGACCCGCTCAACAGCATCGTCAGTGCGGTCAAGTCGGCACTGGAACAGACTCCGCCGGAACTGGGTTCGGACATAGCAGAAAAGGGCATGGTCCTGACGGGCGGCGGCGCCTTGCTGCGCGACCTGGATCGATTGTTGATGGAAGAAACCGGACTGCCGGTGATCGTCGCCGAAGACCCTCTCACCTGCGTGGTGCGCGGCAGTGGCCGGGCGCTCGAGGAAATGGACAAATTGGGTGGCGTTTTCACCAATGACTAG
- the mreC gene encoding rod shape-determining protein MreC has protein sequence MDHQAPPFFNHGPSPLARFVFFALISLVLMLLDARLNALDSLRQIISVAVAPLQSLAMTPVELLDRTGDFFVTQARLQNENAMLSQRQLVQSAQLQRLQAMQAENVHLRNILSIQQQRGENVVAAEIVYTGRDPFSQKITVNKGLTHKVQAGQPALDEIGVIGQVTRVYPFSSEITLLTDKDQAIPVEIVRNGARAIAFGHGQDGALELPFMAANADIQNGDTLVTSGIDGVYPAGLPVAVVSKIERNASFAKITCIPSAGVNRHKQLLILVGEVQRFRKPDPVGTGKTDSKTPVVRKNRP, from the coding sequence ATGGATCACCAGGCTCCGCCATTTTTCAACCACGGTCCCAGCCCGCTGGCGCGCTTCGTCTTTTTCGCCTTGATTTCCCTGGTGCTAATGCTGTTGGATGCTCGTCTGAATGCACTGGATTCGCTGCGCCAGATAATTTCAGTTGCCGTTGCTCCACTGCAGAGTCTGGCTATGACGCCTGTTGAACTTCTCGACCGGACCGGCGATTTTTTTGTTACTCAAGCACGCCTGCAAAATGAAAATGCCATGCTCAGTCAGCGTCAGCTGGTGCAGTCTGCGCAATTGCAGCGGTTGCAAGCGATGCAGGCAGAGAATGTTCATCTTCGAAATATCCTCAGTATCCAGCAACAGCGAGGCGAAAACGTAGTGGCGGCTGAAATCGTCTATACCGGACGCGATCCATTTTCCCAGAAAATTACCGTAAACAAGGGCTTGACTCATAAAGTCCAGGCCGGGCAACCGGCGCTCGACGAGATTGGCGTAATCGGCCAGGTTACCCGGGTATACCCGTTCAGCAGCGAAATCACCCTGCTCACCGACAAGGACCAGGCCATTCCGGTGGAAATTGTTCGCAATGGCGCCCGTGCAATCGCTTTCGGCCATGGCCAGGATGGTGCGCTTGAGTTGCCTTTCATGGCGGCCAATGCGGATATCCAGAACGGCGATACCCTGGTTACCTCCGGTATCGATGGCGTTTATCCTGCCGGCTTGCCGGTAGCGGTGGTATCGAAAATCGAGCGCAACGCCTCTTTCGCCAAGATTACATGCATCCCTAGTGCGGGCGTGAACCGACACAAGCAGCTTTTAATCCTGGTTGGCGAAGTGCAACGGTTCCGGAAACCTGATCCAGTGGGTACAGGAAAGACTGACAGCAAGACGCCGGTTGTTAGAAAGAACAGGCCTTAG